The following coding sequences lie in one Loxodonta africana isolate mLoxAfr1 chromosome X, mLoxAfr1.hap2, whole genome shotgun sequence genomic window:
- the TEX28 gene encoding testis-specific protein TEX28 produces the protein MYLSLYHVAEHPKSQSATLPSSVPSCRSLSPSEDGPSGHSSLSGGELARNLQESVRHRILYLSEQLRVEKASRDKNTVGYLKLVFKADRHQAPHIRQAFEKVNQRVSATIAQIERRLRQYHQQLQELEECCRAKGLVLKAESSLDNCEQLSERAPFLETPKSGRKDGLASNLSEVTRHFTLGKFAETKRTVQQHDLLVQKMKEELTEVKKLHLSLQVSCEGLKEKYQADLQLLLEALQEKTCRQELIEEQVNDHLQGYLDEMYCLKQNLACTEEKLAYLSYERAKEIWEVMETFKSRIAKLETLQQVAQVEMVEKLRSRPQEFLFKFISILLTLATILLAFISTVCACPWLLVKTRLRTCTSLVLIGLGMLAWQKRHAIPTTSWQAWVTSKWRLYAKDPKPLSEET, from the exons ATGTACCTGTCTCTGTACCATgtg GCAGAACACCCGAAGAGCCAAAGCGCAACTCTCCCCTCCAGCGTTCCGTCATGCAGGTCCCTGTCACCCAGTGAAGACGGCCCCAGCGGCCACTCCAGCCTCTCCGGTGGGGAGCTAGCTCGGAACCTGCAGGAAAGTGTCAGGCACCGCATTCTCTACCTCTCAGAGCAGCTGCGGGTGGAGAAGGCCAGCCGGGATAAGAACACTGTAGGCTACCTCAAGCTGGTGTTCAAAGCCGACCGGCACCAGGCGCCACACATTCGGCAGGCCTTCGAGAAAGTGAACCAGCGTGTCTCAGCCACGATCGCCCAGATAGAGCGAAGGCTCCGCCAGTATCACCAGCAGCTGCAGGAGCTGGAGGAGTGCTGCCGGGCGAAGGGCTTAGTGCTGAAGGCTGAAAGCAGCCTAGACAATTGTGAGCAGCTGAGTGAGAGGGCTCCATTTTTGGAGACCCCCAAGTCAGGCAGGAAAGACGGCCTGGCCAGCAACCTGTCCGAGGTTACCAGGCACTTCACTCTGGGCAAGTTCGCTGAGACGAAGCGAACAGTACAGCAGCATGACCTGCTTGTGCAGAAGATGAAGGAGGAGCTGACGGAGGTCAAGAAGCTGCATCTCAGCCTCCAGGTGTCCTGTGAGGGCCTAAAGGAGAAGTATCAGGCTGACCTGCAGCTGTTGCTGGAGGCCTTGCAGGAGAAGACATGCAG ACAAGAGTTGATCGAAGAGCAGGTAAATGACCACCTGCAGGGGTACCTGGATGAGATGTACTGCCTCAAACAGAATCTAGCCTGCACTGAAGAGAAATTGGCCTACCTGTCCTATGAGAGAGCCAAGGAAATATGG GAAGTCATGGAGACTTTCAAGAGCCGGATAGCTAAGCTTGAAACTCTCCAGCAAGTGGCCCAAGTGGAGATGGTGGAGAAGCTCAGAAGCCGTCCACAGGAGTTCCTGTTCAAGTTCATTAGCATACTCCTCACCTTGGCCACCATCCTCTTGGCCTTCATCTCCACCGTGTGTGCCTGCCCCTGGCTCCTTGTCAAGACGCGCCTGCGCACATGCACCTCCCTTGTGCTGATAGGACTGGGGATGCTGGCCTGGCAGAAGCGGCATGCCATCCCCACCACCAGCTGGCAGGCCTGGGTCACCTCTAAGTGGAGACTCTATGCCAAGGACCCCAAGCCTCTCTCAGAGGAAACATAA